TTTTGCACTATTTAATTTTCTGAAATTTTCTAATGGGAACTTGGAATCCACAGGAATTATTCCAGCAGAAGTTTTTATCGCAACGTCTACTTTCTGGCCATTTTTAAAGGCATACTGCAAATTAAAAGAAGATTTTGGCAAATTTTGCTCAAGTATTTCATTCAAAATATGTTCTCCAACATTTCCTCGCAGTTTTGGAGATTGTAAAAGTTCTTGAAAATCGCGCATACTGCGCCCTATTTCGCTCATCTCTCCGATGTTTTTTTGGACATCAGAAATTACGCGCGCTGCATTATCAAGTCTTTGATTAAAATCCATTCCTTGGCGATCTAATCTATTATTTGTAGATTTCAAATACTCGAGTAAATCGTTTGAAGTTTTTGGCTTTTGAATAAGCAAATAAATAACAATTCCAAATCCAATTATTAAAACTAATATCAGTAGTAATTCCATAGGTTATAATACATTATGCCTCCTTCTCGCCGAAGAAAACAAGAACAAAAAACCGAAACCAAGAAATTTAATTTCCCAATTTCAAAAATTCTAATTCCTCTTTTTTTCTGGTTAATTCTGGCGTTTATTATTTATTTTATAGACCCGAAAACTTTTGGCATTATTCCCTTTTTCTTTTTTGTATTTTTCTTATGCGTTTATTTTTCTATCAAAAACTTAATTATCACAATTGCCTTAACCATTTTTGTAATCTTGCGATATTTTGGTCTTGGTAATTTCGTAAACTTCTTTCTTTTAACGGCAATCGTGATTACAATACTCCTGTATGAATCCAACTCTAAAAAAGCAAATTGAAAAAACTTTAGCTCTTACCTTTTCGGACTTCAAAAACGAAGAAGAAACTCTAAATTTTTTAAAATCTTTTTTAACAGACAAAGAACTGGAAACTTTATCCAAAAGATTATCGGTTCTTTATTGGTTAAGTAAAAAAAGAACTCAGGAAAATATCAAAAATAATTTGCACGTAACTTCTAAATTTATTTCAGAAAACGAGAATTTATTAAATAAAAAAGAAGTCAAAGAAGTCGTAAAAAAAATTGACGCAGACGCCTGGGCAACAAAATGGAGCTCTCGTTTAAGAGAGCTCCTTAAAACTAAAAATTAGTTTTTTCCTGAGACTTATAACGCGACGTTTAATCCTGCAGCATTGGTAATATTAACAGTCGACGAACTATCTCCGCCTGTTACGCTAACATCGCCTGAGCCGGTATTTCCGTTTGCGCTATTATTGCTTCCTCCGTTTCCGGTGTTAACTGTATTATTTACAGTAGTAACATTTGTCTGGCTAACGGTTGTTACGCAGTTTGTCCAAACATTAACTCCGTTTGATGATTTTGCACCATTATTTTTAATGGTCACATCGCCTGTCGTGTTGCATGGGCAGCAAGAATTTGGATCAACGCTAACATTTACGCTTCCCAAATTTGTAATATTTACTTTGCTTGTTGAACTGCCTCCTGTAACTGTAACACTTCCTTTTCCGGTATTATTATTGGCACTGTTTTTTGTGCCTTTGTTTGATCCGGTAGTAACGTTATTCGTAAAAGTTGTTACATTAGTTTGGCTTGTCGACGAATAAGTCGAACTGCTTGTGTTCACATAATTGTGTGTGTCATAACCGTTTCCGCTTATTGTCACATTAGAAGCAAAAGCGCTTCCGGCAGTAAGCATAAGTCCGGCAAATGAAATAGCACCAGCTATTAAAAGTTTTTTCGTATTAATCACCCCCTTTTTAGCCCAAAAGGGTATGAATTTTGGGCAGATATTTATCATTGTTGTAGTTTTATTACAAGCTTTTCAAGTCCCCAAAATGTCTCATAATTAAGGCGTTTTGTATCTAGCGTTTGACAAGCAAATTAATTATTGTTTTAATATCAA
The Patescibacteria group bacterium genome window above contains:
- a CDS encoding Trp family transcriptional regulator, translated to MNPTLKKQIEKTLALTFSDFKNEEETLNFLKSFLTDKELETLSKRLSVLYWLSKKRTQENIKNNLHVTSKFISENENLLNKKEVKEVVKKIDADAWATKWSSRLRELLKTKN